In the genome of Streptomyces sp. NBC_00433, the window CAGCGAGCCGCCGACTGATCGAGTTGGATCAACACCGACCTGACTCGATCCACAAGTCTTGACGATTTCTCCGATCATCCGGGAGTACACGTCCAGGACGAACGCCACATACCCACCCCGACCAGGTACGAACATACGTCATGTCCGCGACCCACAGCTGGTCCGGCCGGCTCGCGGTGAAGTCGCGGTCGACCAGGTCCGGTGGCCGCGGCGCCGCCGGCCACGGATCACGCCCTCCACGCCCAGCTCGGCCATCAGCCGCTCGACGGTGCAGCGGGCCACCTGGTGGCCCCTGCGCCCGAGCGCGCGGGTGATCCGGCGGGCACCGTACGTGCCGCCCGACTCCGCGTGGACCTGCTCGATCAGCAGCATGAGCTGCTCATCGCGGAGCCGACGGGCCGACTTCGGCCGCTTTCAGATCCTTTGCGACGTGCGCGATCGGGCGGCCGGTCGTCCGGACCTCACGGATCACGCGCTCACGGAGTCCATCGGGGTATTTACGGGGTGCTGGCATGGTGCTGGTGGTTCTCCTTCGCCAGGATCGTAACCCTGGCATCACGGACTCCACCAAACTCAGAGCAGCTCAGTCTGGTGTTGCAGAATAGATGGTCCGGGAGGCTGGCTTGAGGGGGATCATGGTGCTAGTCCACGTGCACGGAATTGGCAATCGCGGGGTGGAGGACGAGCAGCGAACGGCCTTGCGAAACAGCTGGTTTCGGCTCGCGTTGATGCCAGCGGCAGGCTGTCGGGCGCCCGAGTCGGCTATCTGGAATCCTTGTTGGGGCGCTCTCTTGCCCCCGCCAGCGTGGGACTGGGCCAGTCTGCGGGTTGACGGCGTCGAATCCCTCGGCGAGGACGGCCTAGTGGCCGACGACTCGGTCGCAGAGATGGTCGCGGGGGTCGTGGCTGCGTCGTCAGACGTCGCCGAAGGACGCGTGCTGGTAACGGCGGCGCGCAAGTCGCTGTTGTGGGCACTGGAGCTGCTGGCGAAGTCGGTGGAAGCGCGATCAGCCGAGGAGCGGGACACGACGGTGGCGTTCTGCCTTCGGGCCGTGGCCTATTGGGCGTGGAAGACCGACGACGGCCGACGCGGCGACGGCATCGGCTTCTTCGGGTGGCTTGGCGAGGTCGAGGCTGACATAGACTTTCTGGACCACCTGGAAGTACAACTTGAGTCCTGGCACTACGAGTTGGAGAACAGCGGCGAGCGGAAGGGCGCACCGAGCGAATGGGAAGCGTTTGGCGCGCTGCCCGTGCCACGGCCCGCCCGTGCGGCCGTGCGGCGGATCAACGCCGTCTTTGCGAGAACCGTCGCCGGCGGTATGGCCGCCGTGAGCCGACGCTTTATGCCGAAGGCTGCTTTGTTGTTCGCGGACGTTGCCGGATACCTTGCCGGGCGCGGCAGTGTTGAACGACCGGGTCCAGTCGTGAACCTGGTGGGCAAGGCGCTGGACGATGCGAGCGGGGCGGCCCGGGCGTGCGGTGATCCGTTGGTCGTCGTGGCGCACAGCATGGGCGGCAACATCGTCCACGACATCGTCTCTTTCCACCGGCCCGACGTGCACATCGACCTGTTGGTCACCGTAGGCACGCAAGTTGGCCTGTTCGAGGAGCTGAAGCTGTTCGCCGCGAGCGACTCGACATTGCCGTCCCCCCAGGTCGAAAGGGTGCCGGCGCTGCCGAACGTGACGCGGTGGATCAACGTCGTGGACGTACGAGATCCGTTGGCATTCGCAGCTAGCCCGGTGTTCGCCGGCGCCGAGGATCTAGTGTTCGACAGCGGGGCACTATTACCGCACGGCTCATATCTCACCTCGCCGGACTTCCATCGGCGACTGGCTCGCCGGGTTGCCGAGGACATCTGCTTGTGACGACACTCAGGGATATGGCCATCGACGGGCCGGCGTTGCACGCGTTCGTCATTGGCGTGGGGCGGTACGACTGGTTCAAGGGCGGTGCGCGTCAGCGGCTCAGGGCTCAGCGTGACGACCACTGTCGCAGCTTCGCGCAGTTGACGGCGCCGCCTGCATCCGCGATGGCGATGTGCGAGGCTCTGCTCGGTCCGCTGGGCGCGCGCCCGGAGTTGCCGCTGGGCAGCCTCGAGGTGGTGATCTCGGCTGAGACGTCGACCCACCTGGCAGGCGACGACGGCCTGACAGCGATCGCCCCCGCCGAGCTCCGCGAGGTGAAGACAGCGTTCGAACGGTGGTACGAGCGCTGCGATAGCCACGCGGAGAATGTCGCGCTGT includes:
- a CDS encoding IS3 family transposase, which produces MLLIEQVHAESGGTYGARRITRALGRRGHQVARCTVERLMAELGVEGVIRGRRRRGHRTWSTATSPRAGRTSCGSRT
- a CDS encoding lysophospholipase, giving the protein MADDSVAEMVAGVVAASSDVAEGRVLVTAARKSLLWALELLAKSVEARSAEERDTTVAFCLRAVAYWAWKTDDGRRGDGIGFFGWLGEVEADIDFLDHLEVQLESWHYELENSGERKGAPSEWEAFGALPVPRPARAAVRRINAVFARTVAGGMAAVSRRFMPKAALLFADVAGYLAGRGSVERPGPVVNLVGKALDDASGAARACGDPLVVVAHSMGGNIVHDIVSFHRPDVHIDLLVTVGTQVGLFEELKLFAASDSTLPSPQVERVPALPNVTRWINVVDVRDPLAFAASPVFAGAEDLVFDSGALLPHGSYLTSPDFHRRLARRVAEDICL